In a single window of the Flavobacterium sp. W4I14 genome:
- a CDS encoding putative iron-regulated membrane protein (product_source=COG3182; cog=COG3182; pfam=PF03929; superfamily=63829; transmembrane_helix_parts=Inside_1_25,TMhelix_26_48,Outside_49_161,TMhelix_162_184,Inside_185_212,TMhelix_213_235,Outside_236_370,TMhelix_371_393,Inside_394_426) — translation MTKNQNPGKKKQKDTLFKRINNWLHLWLGLISGVIVLIVCLTGCIWVFNEEITGLLEPETKVAWQDKPVVKPSELMQLAAKLYPEKVPSYANYQQGRTINLNLRAANAGPRDRRTGNTILKVNPYTGEVMSTEEHKPGESDFFRFILNGHRFLWMPSGIGRPIVNYGTMIFVVLLITGLIWWYPKKWNKSTRDKSFKIKWDASFKRVNLDLHNVLGFYALLFLAAIALTGMVYGIKWYSEGMYWITSGGDKLAEYKRLDSDSTLKGKGYAPEKAMDMAWNQVIARHPKSMGFYYSFADTAEAKAAINITVYPNKGQFYNSQGYTFDQHSLKELKRQDAYSVAYAQASFGQKLRKMNYDIHVGSILGFPGKVMAFLASLIGASLPITGFLVWYGRKFKKKSKKPGKSLAKQPDAIPSKSAEKLLAEI, via the coding sequence ATGACGAAGAATCAAAACCCAGGAAAGAAGAAGCAAAAGGATACGCTTTTTAAGCGCATTAACAACTGGCTGCACTTGTGGCTAGGTTTGATATCGGGTGTCATTGTCCTAATCGTATGCCTTACCGGCTGCATTTGGGTATTTAATGAAGAAATTACCGGTTTGCTGGAGCCTGAAACAAAAGTAGCCTGGCAGGATAAACCTGTGGTTAAACCCTCCGAGTTGATGCAGCTAGCTGCGAAGCTGTACCCAGAGAAAGTGCCATCATACGCCAATTACCAGCAAGGCAGGACCATCAACTTAAATTTAAGGGCGGCTAATGCCGGTCCGCGGGATCGCCGTACAGGAAATACCATCCTGAAAGTGAATCCTTATACGGGCGAGGTGATGAGTACCGAGGAGCATAAACCGGGCGAATCAGATTTCTTCAGGTTTATTTTAAACGGGCACCGTTTTCTCTGGATGCCTTCTGGAATAGGGCGGCCAATTGTTAACTACGGTACCATGATCTTCGTAGTTCTGCTGATCACCGGGCTGATCTGGTGGTACCCGAAGAAATGGAATAAATCAACCCGTGATAAGAGTTTTAAGATTAAATGGGATGCATCTTTTAAACGGGTAAACCTCGACCTGCACAACGTACTTGGCTTTTACGCCTTATTGTTCCTGGCGGCTATAGCCCTTACTGGAATGGTATATGGTATTAAATGGTATAGTGAGGGTATGTACTGGATTACATCGGGTGGCGATAAGCTGGCAGAATACAAGCGTTTAGACTCAGACTCCACGTTGAAAGGAAAGGGTTATGCGCCCGAAAAAGCGATGGATATGGCCTGGAATCAGGTCATTGCCCGCCACCCTAAATCGATGGGTTTTTATTACAGTTTTGCGGATACGGCAGAGGCTAAGGCCGCCATCAATATCACCGTGTATCCCAATAAAGGGCAGTTTTATAATAGCCAGGGCTACACTTTTGACCAACATAGCCTGAAGGAGTTAAAGCGACAGGATGCCTATTCGGTAGCATATGCGCAAGCATCATTTGGTCAGAAACTGCGAAAAATGAATTACGATATCCATGTGGGCAGTATCCTGGGATTTCCGGGTAAAGTAATGGCCTTCCTGGCTTCACTTATTGGCGCCAGTTTACCGATTACAGGATTCCTGGTATGGTATGGCCGGAAGTTTAAGAAAAAGAGTAAGAAGCCGGGGAAAAGTCTGGCGAAGCAACCCGACGCGATCCCTTCCAAATCAGCAGAAAAACTACTCGCAGAAATCTAA
- a CDS encoding hypothetical protein (product_source=Hypo-rule applied; superfamily=51621; transmembrane_helix_parts=Inside_1_53,TMhelix_54_76,Outside_77_480), which yields MYKIVSGVNMGNTYFDYRFIHLDSKINQNESSSTVILQNAGNQKFSHLSNQTRLNLVGKLLIVCVILLLFLPSYLNAQLKHNKHTQYPSYKGLVMAGYQGWFRAQGDGTNSKSYSYGDEKRSGIDMWPDVSEYPKTYDTPWKLRDGQTAKFFSSHDKSTSDLHFKWMKDYGVDGVFMQRFFNSAKNRNKDASTILENAFEAASKYERAIGIMYDLSGLAASGEDCTALIEDWKYLVDQLKVTNQAGKKTYIHHNGKPLVTIWGIGFPDRPYNMRNIGLDKFIDFLKNDPRYGGCSVMLGVPMAWRTLNADCINDPYLHELIKKSDIVLPWAVQRYSPLLHNDMDRLRDNTIADIKWCHDHHIDYVPCIYPGFSWHNLSKYEFPDDVKPIASIPRQGGRFYWQQISTVVNAGATMLYVAMFDEVNEATAIFKGTDDPPVSNATSFINMDGKPSDHYLWLTGEAARMLRNEKPLSIKIPERK from the coding sequence ATGTATAAAATTGTATCGGGTGTAAACATGGGAAACACTTATTTCGATTACAGATTCATCCACCTCGACAGTAAAATTAATCAGAATGAAAGTAGTTCAACAGTGATTTTACAAAATGCCGGAAATCAGAAATTTAGTCACCTAAGCAACCAAACCAGGCTTAATTTAGTGGGTAAACTTTTAATTGTATGTGTTATACTATTGCTTTTTTTACCATCGTATCTAAATGCGCAGCTTAAGCATAATAAGCACACCCAATACCCATCTTATAAAGGCCTGGTAATGGCTGGTTATCAGGGCTGGTTCAGAGCCCAAGGTGATGGCACCAATTCAAAAAGTTATTCCTATGGAGACGAAAAACGAAGCGGCATTGATATGTGGCCGGATGTAAGCGAATATCCGAAAACCTATGATACGCCTTGGAAACTCCGTGACGGACAAACGGCTAAGTTTTTCAGTTCTCATGATAAAAGTACGTCAGATCTCCATTTTAAATGGATGAAAGATTACGGAGTAGACGGAGTGTTTATGCAAAGATTTTTTAACAGTGCAAAAAACAGGAATAAAGACGCGTCTACCATTCTCGAAAACGCCTTCGAAGCGGCTTCGAAATACGAGAGGGCCATCGGTATTATGTATGACCTTTCCGGTCTTGCAGCATCGGGAGAAGATTGCACTGCGCTAATTGAAGACTGGAAATACCTGGTAGATCAACTCAAGGTAACAAATCAGGCAGGGAAAAAAACGTATATCCATCACAATGGCAAGCCATTGGTTACCATCTGGGGGATCGGGTTTCCTGACAGGCCATACAATATGCGTAATATCGGCTTGGATAAATTTATTGATTTCCTTAAAAACGATCCGAGATATGGCGGCTGCTCGGTAATGCTCGGCGTTCCTATGGCCTGGAGAACGCTCAATGCAGATTGCATTAATGACCCATACCTGCATGAACTTATCAAAAAGAGTGATATCGTATTGCCCTGGGCGGTACAGCGTTATTCTCCATTGTTGCATAATGATATGGACAGGTTACGCGACAATACAATAGCTGATATTAAATGGTGCCATGACCATCATATAGATTACGTTCCTTGCATTTACCCGGGTTTTAGCTGGCACAACTTAAGCAAATACGAATTTCCTGATGATGTTAAGCCTATAGCATCAATTCCGAGACAAGGCGGACGCTTCTACTGGCAACAGATCAGTACTGTTGTTAACGCTGGGGCTACAATGCTCTATGTGGCCATGTTTGATGAGGTAAATGAGGCGACTGCAATATTCAAAGGAACCGATGATCCGCCGGTAAGTAATGCTACATCTTTTATCAACATGGACGGTAAACCCTCAGACCATTATCTTTGGTTAACGGGAGAAGCTGCCAGGATGCTTAGGAACGAGAAACCGCTAAGCATTAAGATCCCCGAGCGAAAGTAA
- a CDS encoding iron complex outermembrane receptor protein (product_source=KO:K02014; cath_funfam=2.170.130.10,2.40.170.20,2.60.40.1120; cleavage_site_network=SignalP-noTM; cog=COG1629; ko=KO:K02014; pfam=PF00593,PF07715,PF13715; superfamily=49452,56935; tigrfam=TIGR01783) produces the protein MQFKKILYLGVCCTGIFAAHASSANDLTRSYTNPTDSLVQSRKDEQTGVVRGRITTADGSVAANVTVVLKGTRFGSVTDEDGIYQIRRVPVGDYTLVVSAVGLYPKEKQIHVSFRGTVIADFSLKENRSELDEVQVSTNKKKYKVDKVSSSLRLQSPLIEVPQNIQVVTSKVLADQQVFDIVDGVTRNVSGTLRVGHWDAQYANIFMRGTSIPAFRNGMNQKMPWGPLADDAATIDRIEFVKGPSGFMMANGEPGGIYNVVTKKPTGQNRSSVSVAGGGYNLGRAAVDLDGKLSRDGRLLFRLNVAAQTKDSYNKYNYTDKYIIAPVISYQVDSNTLITAEYTTQHVEAQALGSYGFSPKGFGDTDPSFFLGDPALDPAKLYDHNATVYVSHRLNNDWKINAQAAYLRYGLDGGTPWPSTIAPNGDMKRYLNISEELAINKNLQVSLMGDLATGPVVHRILGGLDMGNLKTWGDFSSKTLSDLELANKATFNIYNPVYGIPFANIPFFDRSRSIQNRSGSNVYATNLTYTGAYLQDELRMLDGRVRLTLAGRFTHAVTVGKTNLTQLSDNVFSPRAGLSVTLAKDFSAYTLYDQSFLPVAGQDYAGNPFKPIRGNNIELGLKKDFFDGRWNVTAAAFRIKKKNVLTADLDPAHLAANPNAQIQLGGIISKGIELDVNGEITPGLNLVLNYAFTDAKVSEDAKPELVGRHTPNSAKHITNGWLSYRYQKQGALLNGFGLSAGYQIQLDRYAGSTSVPLMLPAYYRFDAGVSYEKGKITIAAVVNNLLDRRLLTQGSYTKLATETATSVSYYTYIYEVPRNARLSITYRFK, from the coding sequence ATGCAATTTAAGAAAATTTTATACTTAGGTGTGTGCTGCACCGGAATATTCGCAGCTCATGCCAGTTCTGCTAATGATCTGACAAGAAGTTATACAAATCCTACAGATAGTCTTGTTCAAAGCCGGAAGGATGAACAAACCGGGGTAGTTAGGGGTAGGATCACTACCGCTGACGGTAGTGTAGCTGCTAATGTAACGGTAGTGCTGAAAGGCACCCGCTTTGGCTCGGTTACCGACGAGGATGGCATATACCAGATCCGGCGTGTTCCGGTTGGCGATTATACGCTTGTAGTTTCGGCTGTTGGCCTTTATCCAAAGGAAAAACAGATACATGTTTCATTCCGTGGTACCGTAATTGCTGATTTTTCTTTAAAAGAAAATCGTTCGGAGTTAGACGAGGTACAGGTAAGCACGAATAAGAAAAAATATAAGGTGGATAAGGTGTCCTCTTCATTGCGGTTACAATCTCCACTGATCGAAGTACCTCAGAACATCCAGGTGGTAACCAGCAAGGTACTGGCCGATCAGCAAGTGTTTGATATTGTAGATGGCGTAACCAGGAATGTGAGTGGTACGTTGCGCGTAGGCCATTGGGATGCACAATATGCCAATATTTTTATGCGCGGCACGAGTATTCCTGCCTTCCGGAACGGTATGAACCAAAAAATGCCCTGGGGGCCATTGGCTGACGATGCGGCAACTATTGATCGCATTGAATTCGTAAAAGGTCCATCAGGCTTCATGATGGCCAATGGTGAACCCGGTGGTATTTATAATGTGGTGACTAAGAAGCCTACGGGTCAAAACCGCAGTTCGGTAAGTGTAGCGGGTGGAGGGTATAACCTGGGGCGCGCCGCTGTTGACCTGGATGGTAAATTAAGTCGTGACGGTAGATTGTTGTTTCGCCTGAATGTGGCAGCACAAACTAAAGACAGTTACAACAAATATAATTATACCGATAAATACATTATTGCGCCCGTAATTAGCTACCAGGTGGACAGCAATACTTTAATCACAGCTGAATATACTACCCAGCACGTAGAGGCACAGGCTCTGGGCTCTTACGGTTTTTCGCCAAAAGGCTTCGGCGATACAGATCCCAGTTTCTTTCTGGGCGACCCGGCACTGGACCCTGCAAAGCTTTATGACCACAATGCCACTGTTTATGTGAGCCACCGTTTAAATAATGACTGGAAGATTAATGCCCAGGCAGCTTATCTCCGTTATGGTTTAGATGGCGGTACCCCATGGCCATCAACCATAGCGCCCAATGGCGATATGAAACGTTACCTCAACATCAGTGAGGAGCTGGCCATTAACAAAAACTTACAGGTAAGCCTAATGGGCGACCTTGCTACCGGTCCGGTTGTACACCGCATTTTAGGTGGACTCGATATGGGTAACTTAAAAACCTGGGGTGATTTTTCTAGTAAGACGCTTTCTGACCTGGAGTTGGCAAACAAGGCTACATTTAATATCTACAATCCGGTTTATGGTATTCCTTTTGCCAATATTCCTTTCTTCGATCGTTCGCGAAGCATTCAGAACCGTTCGGGATCAAATGTATATGCCACTAACCTGACCTATACCGGCGCTTACCTGCAGGATGAACTTCGCATGCTGGATGGGCGTGTGCGTTTAACTTTAGCCGGCCGTTTCACACATGCGGTAACGGTGGGTAAAACAAACCTTACACAGCTATCTGATAATGTTTTCAGCCCCAGGGCTGGTTTGAGTGTAACCTTGGCGAAAGATTTCAGCGCCTATACACTTTATGATCAGAGCTTCCTCCCTGTTGCCGGGCAGGACTATGCCGGAAACCCTTTCAAGCCTATCCGTGGCAATAACATCGAACTGGGTTTGAAAAAGGATTTCTTTGACGGCAGATGGAACGTAACGGCTGCCGCTTTCCGCATCAAGAAGAAAAATGTATTAACCGCCGACCTGGATCCGGCACACCTGGCTGCGAACCCAAATGCCCAGATCCAATTGGGGGGTATTATCTCAAAAGGTATCGAATTGGATGTAAACGGTGAAATTACCCCTGGGTTGAACCTGGTATTAAATTATGCGTTCACTGATGCTAAGGTAAGTGAAGATGCTAAACCAGAATTGGTAGGCAGGCATACCCCTAACTCGGCTAAGCACATTACCAATGGCTGGTTATCTTACCGCTACCAGAAGCAAGGGGCTTTGTTAAACGGTTTTGGATTGAGTGCAGGTTACCAGATCCAACTGGACCGTTATGCGGGATCAACTTCTGTTCCATTGATGTTACCTGCTTATTACCGTTTTGACGCAGGTGTTTCTTATGAAAAAGGTAAAATAACCATCGCAGCGGTAGTTAATAACCTTTTAGACCGCAGGCTGCTAACGCAGGGATCATACACCAAACTGGCAACTGAAACTGCAACCTCCGTTTCTTACTATACTTATATCTATGAGGTTCCGCGCAATGCACGGTTGAGCATTACCTACAGGTTTAAATAA
- a CDS encoding mono/diheme cytochrome c family protein/glucose/arabinose dehydrogenase (product_source=COG2010/COG2133; cath_funfam=1.10.760.10; cog=COG2010,COG2133; pfam=PF13442; superfamily=46626,50952): MKRNKKNLICMLLLSGMVYNCKITQNSVKRDSDGKIMVNTNPSPAYLDPKESMKTIHLQKGYHLELVASEPMIHEPVAIVWDGNGRMFVAEMNTYMQDIDGNGEMNAVCSVKRLEDTNGDGKMDKSIVFINKLVLPRMILTLDDRLLVNETNSNNIYSYRDTNGDGAADEKKLVFNNDAINTGNLEHQKSGLIWNIDNKIYVTVENARYSYDDGQIKREFLAEGPGGQWGLTADDYGRLFFSAAGSETPALGFQQNPAYGRLDFKDQYDDDFQSVWPIIATPDVQGGVSRLRPDSTLNHFTGCTGQSIFRGTALPHDVRGDLFICEPVGRLIRRAKVTNTDGKITLTNAYQKEEFITSTDMNFRPVNSVTGPDGSLYIVDMYRGIIQEGNWTQPGSFLRDKIVSRGLDKNIGRGRIYRVVYDDIKPDKKRPRMLQQPSSELVNYLEHPNGWWRDNAQKLLVVRADRSVVPALKIMATQSHNALARIHALWTLNGLKSLDEVTLNQGLKDKDAEVRKTAVWICDDRLRIGNTNLLSALEALKNDPSKDVRFQLALSLRYATSQKAKVLLTEVLAMNKTIPVLYESQRKYQSEIDARAATARNAQQLADAERKLVTEGALIFKQLCATCHGADGKGVSIGGKEMPAPPLAASKDVTGDPKRLIKTLLHGLTGPINAKTYPDVMPALGFNTDDYIASVLSYIRNDMGNKASVIKAAEVKKVRDEHAARTKPWTVAELDASSGHNKP, from the coding sequence ATGAAAAGAAACAAAAAAAATTTAATCTGTATGCTATTACTATCGGGTATGGTATACAATTGTAAAATCACTCAAAATTCTGTTAAACGTGATTCGGACGGAAAAATTATGGTAAATACAAATCCGTCGCCAGCATACCTGGATCCTAAAGAAAGCATGAAAACCATCCATCTCCAAAAGGGATACCATCTTGAACTCGTTGCCAGTGAGCCAATGATCCATGAGCCTGTAGCGATTGTTTGGGACGGAAACGGAAGAATGTTTGTAGCAGAAATGAACACCTACATGCAGGATATAGACGGGAATGGTGAAATGAATGCCGTATGTTCGGTAAAAAGGCTTGAAGATACCAATGGCGATGGTAAAATGGATAAATCTATAGTGTTTATCAATAAGCTCGTGCTGCCCCGGATGATTCTGACCCTTGATGACCGTTTATTAGTGAACGAAACCAACTCCAATAATATTTACAGTTATCGCGACACCAATGGAGATGGGGCAGCAGATGAGAAAAAATTGGTTTTTAATAACGACGCCATTAATACCGGCAACCTTGAGCACCAAAAAAGTGGTCTGATCTGGAACATAGACAATAAAATCTACGTTACCGTTGAGAATGCGCGTTATAGTTATGATGATGGGCAAATTAAACGTGAGTTTTTAGCTGAAGGGCCGGGAGGGCAGTGGGGGCTTACCGCTGATGATTACGGACGGTTATTTTTCTCTGCTGCAGGTTCTGAAACACCTGCTTTGGGTTTTCAACAGAACCCAGCCTACGGAAGGCTCGATTTTAAAGACCAGTATGACGATGATTTTCAGTCAGTTTGGCCGATCATTGCTACGCCGGATGTACAGGGCGGTGTAAGTCGCTTGCGGCCTGATAGTACACTTAACCATTTCACAGGCTGCACCGGCCAGTCCATATTTAGGGGTACCGCGCTGCCGCATGATGTTAGGGGAGACCTTTTTATCTGCGAACCGGTAGGACGCCTGATCCGCAGGGCTAAAGTAACCAATACTGATGGGAAAATAACCCTCACAAATGCTTATCAGAAAGAAGAATTTATCACCTCAACGGATATGAACTTCCGCCCGGTAAACAGCGTAACCGGCCCTGATGGAAGTCTATACATTGTAGATATGTACAGAGGTATTATCCAGGAAGGAAACTGGACTCAGCCGGGAAGCTTTTTAAGGGATAAAATTGTTTCCCGTGGTCTGGATAAAAATATTGGCCGCGGCCGTATCTATCGGGTAGTTTATGATGATATTAAACCAGATAAAAAACGTCCAAGGATGTTGCAACAACCCAGTAGCGAACTGGTTAATTATCTGGAGCATCCAAATGGCTGGTGGAGAGATAATGCACAGAAATTATTGGTGGTTAGGGCAGACAGATCGGTTGTACCGGCATTAAAAATCATGGCAACCCAATCGCACAATGCCCTCGCCCGTATTCATGCGTTATGGACATTAAATGGCCTAAAATCTTTAGATGAAGTAACCCTAAACCAAGGCCTTAAGGATAAGGATGCTGAGGTGAGGAAAACAGCCGTATGGATTTGTGATGACAGACTTCGCATAGGAAACACCAATTTACTCAGTGCTCTTGAAGCATTAAAAAACGATCCGAGCAAGGATGTGCGTTTTCAACTGGCGTTGAGCCTTCGTTATGCAACATCACAAAAGGCAAAGGTGCTTTTAACAGAGGTGCTGGCGATGAATAAGACTATCCCGGTACTATACGAATCGCAACGTAAATACCAATCCGAAATAGATGCCAGGGCAGCTACGGCGCGGAATGCGCAACAGCTGGCAGATGCCGAACGTAAACTGGTAACAGAGGGTGCATTGATTTTTAAGCAGCTTTGTGCAACCTGCCACGGGGCCGATGGCAAAGGGGTGTCTATAGGAGGGAAAGAGATGCCTGCGCCGCCACTGGCCGCGTCTAAAGATGTAACAGGTGATCCAAAAAGATTGATCAAAACATTGCTTCATGGGCTCACTGGCCCCATCAATGCCAAAACCTATCCGGATGTAATGCCTGCACTTGGTTTTAATACTGATGATTACATCGCATCTGTACTAAGCTATATCCGAAATGATATGGGCAATAAAGCAAGTGTAATCAAAGCTGCTGAGGTAAAAAAGGTAAGAGACGAACATGCAGCACGCACAAAACCCTGGACAGTCGCTGAGCTGGATGCCTCATCCGGTCACAACAAACCTTAA
- a CDS encoding LacI family transcriptional regulator (product_source=KO:K02529; cath_funfam=1.10.260.40,3.40.50.2300; cog=COG1609; ko=KO:K02529; pfam=PF00356,PF00532; smart=SM00354; superfamily=47413,53822) has protein sequence MITNIPVPMKRKISIKDIASQLNISTTTVSFVINGKSEEKHISKEVAAKVNNLVAQLGFRPNSFAKGLRTGKSYTIGFLVDSISDPFFFGIAGFLEQMAASKGYKILFSSIGKEKNKFAELLEVFTERRVDGYIIAAPEGIEQEIKTLIKTGTPVVLFDRYLPDVSADYVLVDNFASTFKATKHLIDNGYRRCAFITVKTDQQQMVDRLSGYRQAILENGGREAILKINYSLPGATIAEIQSFIDSESPEAIIFGANYITMEGIRSLKTFSGKSRDDIALVSFDDFELLEYISPSVTAIEQPLEKIAQNIMTILLSKLSGKNNHDAFFTMNIPCKLNERNSSVPRFKTVKL, from the coding sequence ATGATCACTAACATACCTGTTCCGATGAAAAGAAAAATATCGATTAAAGATATTGCCAGTCAGCTCAATATTTCTACGACTACCGTTTCGTTTGTGATAAATGGGAAATCTGAAGAGAAGCACATTAGTAAGGAAGTGGCTGCAAAGGTAAATAACCTGGTTGCTCAACTCGGATTCCGTCCAAATTCTTTTGCCAAGGGGCTCAGGACCGGCAAGTCATACACGATCGGGTTTCTTGTGGATAGCATTTCTGATCCTTTCTTTTTCGGTATTGCTGGTTTCCTTGAGCAAATGGCTGCCTCAAAAGGTTATAAAATACTTTTCAGCAGTATAGGGAAGGAAAAAAATAAATTCGCTGAACTTTTAGAAGTTTTTACCGAGAGGCGTGTTGATGGCTATATTATTGCAGCACCGGAAGGTATTGAACAGGAAATAAAAACGCTTATCAAAACAGGTACACCCGTTGTACTGTTCGATCGATATCTGCCGGATGTTTCAGCAGACTATGTTCTTGTTGATAATTTCGCCAGCACTTTCAAGGCAACTAAACACCTGATCGATAATGGTTATCGACGATGTGCATTTATAACCGTAAAAACGGATCAGCAGCAAATGGTTGACCGGCTGAGTGGTTACCGTCAGGCTATTTTAGAAAACGGAGGTCGGGAGGCCATTCTGAAAATCAACTACAGTTTACCTGGGGCTACAATTGCTGAAATTCAAAGCTTTATAGATTCAGAAAGTCCGGAAGCAATCATATTTGGAGCCAACTACATAACAATGGAAGGTATACGCTCACTAAAGACCTTTTCTGGAAAGAGCAGAGATGATATCGCACTGGTATCCTTTGATGATTTTGAACTCTTAGAATATATATCGCCATCAGTAACTGCTATCGAGCAGCCACTGGAGAAAATAGCACAAAACATCATGACGATACTCTTGTCAAAGCTGTCGGGGAAAAATAACCACGATGCATTCTTTACTATGAACATACCATGCAAACTAAACGAGCGGAACTCAAGTGTTCCAAGATTTAAAACAGTTAAACTGTAG